CCCCGGCCTTTCGGTCGGCGGCGTCGGCAATGTTCACCCGTTCGAGCAGTTCCATCGGGTCGTCGTCTACCTCCTTCAACTCCACGACGAACTCCAGATGTTGTCGTCCCGTGAGCCGGTCGTAGACGTGGTAGCCGTCCGGAAGCACGCCGGTGCGCCGGCGGACCGCCTGTCCCTCAGACTGGGCGTCGTGACCGAGCACCGTCACGGAGCCGCTCGTCGGCCGGATGAAGTCGAGGAGAACGTCGATCGTCGTCGACTTCCCCGCACCGTTCGGCCCGAGGAAACCGAATATCTCCCCCTCCTCGATCTGCAGGTCGAGATCGTTCACCGCGACGACGTCACCGTAGTGTTTCGTGAGGCCGTCGATGTCGATCGCCGTCATCGCCGTCCGCAGCGTCCGAACGCGTCATCCAGGCAGTCATCAGTGCGTACATCGGCGTCTATCCGTACAGGACAGTACATAAAGACGAGTGACTCTGCGTACAGAGATAAGTCTACCTACGAGGTGACATATTCGGTCGCGTGGTCATCCCACCCGTTTGTACGGCAAGTGACCGAGACGTGATCGAATCGGGCTCAGTTCGTCGCTGCGAGCACCGATTCAAGTTGTATGAGCTGCAGGAGACATCACGAGTTAACGCTCCCGGCACCGAAGCTTAACCTGTTCTGGACCGCACGGTCGCGTATGATACGACCCCTTCTTGGTGCGCTTGGCCTTGTCACAGCGCTCGTTCCGGACCAGATCGTGGATCTCTTTGAGGCAGTCGCGGTCAAAAATCCGGACGAGATTACCGTCCATTCGTGGTTCACCCATCTAATTCGGGTGGAAGGAGTAGTGATCGTGCTTGCAGCTCTCCGTGACGGCCGCCTCTACGCGTGGCTGATGAATCTCACCGGGCTCTTTGGAGCTGTCCTAGTACTCGTTCCCGGCCTGTATGAACGGATTGCGGGGCCGCTCGTGTATGAGGACCCGGGCTCGGTGGAGTGGCACGATCACCTCAGTGATGGCATTCGCGTGATCGGAGTTGTATACGGACTGCTCGCGCTTTTAAATCAACGGCGGACGGAGTCGTGACCGACGATCTCTCCGACCGGACGATCCTTCTTACCGGCGGCACGAGCGGGTTCGGACGCGTGACAGCAGTCGACCTCGCGAAACGAGGTGCGACCGTTGCAGTTGTCGGACGCAACGAGTCGAAGGGAGCTGCTCTCGTAGAGCGGTCGGGTAATCTCACTGGAACGATCGCGTTCCATCAGGCTGACCTCGCCTCCCAATCCGTCGTCCGATCCCTCGCAGAAAGCGTGAAACGCGAGTACGACCGGATCGACGTACTCGCCCACAACGCCGGACTCTCGGCCGGATCGCGACGCGAGAGCCCGGACGGAATCGAGCTGACACTCGCGGTGAATCACTTGGCCCCGTACCTCCTGACGTTCGAGCTACTTGACTGTCTCCGTGACTCACCCGATCCGCGGGTCGTCGTCACCGCCTCGGACATCCATCGGCGGGCAACGCTCGATTTCGATGACTTGCAGCTAGCGGACGGATACGACTCACTTGACGCGTGCGCTCGAAGCTGGCGAACATCGCGTTCACGGTCGAACTGGATGACCGACTTCCGGACGATTCTGCGATCACAGTCAACTGCGTTCATCCGGGGTTCGTTCCGTCGGCGGGTCTGTTCCGCGAGGCGTCGCTTCGAACGCGGCTGCTGGTTCGGATCGCCGGGCTGGTTCCGGGGCGTCGCCACCTCGGAGCAGGCGGCCGCCGATCGCCTTCAGAGCCTTCTGGTGGATCGCAGATACGGTTCTATAACAGTAGTTGGCAATATGACTCAGGTTTATATACGAATCCGCGGTAATCGAGTTCGGAACGCCAGTTTACGCGTTCCGAGCTAACTAAAGTAAATCACATTGCCAACAACTGATAAGTGGCCAATACGTCGGCGGTGACGGTCCCACTGAGCCTGCCCCAGAAGTAACGAACCGAGCGGTTCGTCGGCAGCTCTGGCGAGTGAGCGCTGACCTAGTTGACATTACACGCGACTGGCCGACGCCGACCACCGACTAGAAACGGGCAGCATGGTCTTCATCTGCCCCAGACATATCCGTACCGCTCAAGATCCAATTCCTCAGCGACAAAACCGAATGGCTCTGCGAAATCATTGCGATGATAGCACCTGTCCGATCTCGATGAATCTAGTGCGGGATACTATCGATCTCATCAAGAGCCTCAGTAGCGACATCACCGAGCTCACCCGCCTCAATATGTGAGTACCGTTCGCGAACCATCTCCTCAGAATTGTCGAGATATCGGGCTGCAACTGTGTATCCAAAGGCCCGGACGAGAACCTCACCCATCCCGCGGCGACCACCGTGGGGAGCGAGATAATCGTGTTTCGGATGGTCGATGTCGATCTCCGCGGCCTCTGAGAGCCGTTGGAGAATCGACCGTGCGCCGTCCGTCGTGATCGACGGCGGCCGAATGTCCTCATCGAGTGCCAGCAGTAGGTCGCGAGCATATTCTTCACGGCACTCAGTAATTGTTTCTAGGCGTTCCCCTTGTTCGGCTAGCTCTTCCCCGACGAGCTCTGCGAGCGTCCGCTGGTCGAATGTCGGAAACACCGGCCAGCGCTCGGTTGGTGGGTCCATGAGCTTCCAGTAACTCCGCAGGGGCGAGATCACGGGGTCAGGGAGACTCGCGGCGTCCCACTGTTGTTTCTTCCGGTAGACGTCCATACTCCCGTCGCCGAGCGAGAGGTCCTCCCAGCGGACGCCGCGCCGGCGCGGGTCGTTCGGGTCCCGGAGAAGTTCCCCGACGCGGACGGCGGTGTACGCCAGAACGAACACCAGGGCCCGGTCGCGAGTCGCCTTCAGCGCCGCGTAGCGCGCTCGTTGCTTGTCGAGGGAGTCAGCATCCGCCGGAAGTGTCGTGTACGCCTCGACAGCCTCGCGAGCTCGTTCGTCGACGTAGCGGGTGAGGGCGTGGCGCTGTTCGGTCGTCCAGGCCTGCTGGTCGCCGGGCTTGCGGCCGTCGTCCTCCGGCAGCGGCGCCATCGCACTCGCCCGCTGGGCGTAGTGCGCTTCCAGGTACCCCTCGTTGACACACCAGCCACACCACGCAGAGATATAGCGATAATAGGTTTGTACAGTGTTCTGTTTGAGCCCTCGATCGCCGGCGAGATGTCGGGCATACGCCCGGAAGACCCGTTCCTCGAGGTCCTCGAAGGTAGGTTCACGGTCGACGTCGTCGGGAACGATCCCAGTCCAGTCGTCGCCGCGGTCGCCGGCGGCCCACTCGGCGAACCGTTCGAGCTCGCGGGCCGCGTTTCGTCGATAGTTCCCGCCGTCCCCCCCGCGGCCCTTCCCTTTGTCCTGGAGGTACCGCTCGAAGGAGTACTTCAACGACCACTTTGTGCGTTCTTGGGTGGTACTGTCGTCGATCATGCGGAGTCAGCAACCTCCGAGTTATCGAGATAGGTGATCACGGCCGACGTGACCTGTTCGGTGAATTCGTCAGTGACTGAGCCCTGCCGACCGACGACGTGGAGGTCGTCTTTCAGCGTGGCGAGCGTCCAGGGCAATACGAAGCTCTGCTGGCCCGGCTCCCCACGGATCCACGCCTCACTCGGTACGGCGAAGCTGCCTGGGTGGTGAGACTGCGTCGTGAATGCGACGGCGATCGACTCCTCGTCGGGATAGGGCATCCGCTCGCCGGAAACGACTAACCACGGACGAGGATTCCCGCCGTCCGTCTTGAACGGATCGGGCGCCCAGACGACGGCTCCACGGTCAGTCATCCAGGATCACGACTCCTTCGGGTCGGTCGCTGACTCGATAGGATTGACAGCGGTCTCCATCCAGGCCTCGACGTCGTCGTCAGAGAACCCTCCATCGATGTCGTCAGCCGTGGCGGCGCCGTGAAGCCCTGCCGACGCGACCGCGTGCTCGGCGTCGGCGATCGTCCAGAAGCGATCGCGATGCTCGACGAGACCGTGTTCTTCGAGTCGCTTCAGCGTTGGACCCACGCTTCCTTCAGGGACGTCGACAGCGTCGACGATCTCTCGTTGGCGAAACGCCTGGTCGGCGTGCTCGAGAAGGAAGCGATACACGGTCCCCTGCGTGGTGTCCGGCGCGAGGTCGGGAAGTGACGGCCCATCCTCGTCGATGGACCGGAACTCGTCTTTCGAGATGGGCATCGTGAGTATTGGTTTGTATTAGAAGCTATTAGATCTTATCGACAGGGCGTTCAACACGGACCGGTGGATGGTGATGTTCGCAGGCTTTTCCCGGGTGTAAGGCCCTCTTTGTGCGGTTCCACGTTTCGTGCTTCACCGACAGCGCGGGGGTACTTCAAAGTGGTCATGATTATTGGAGTAATCATAACCACACGGTAATTCCTCTTTATCCTTTGAATTCAGTAGTTAGAGCACCTGTAGACACAATATGTACTGTTATAAACTCCATGTCGCTATACTAAATTTTCAATCGCTTACCTGGCGATGTGGCTGTCGACGTATCCATCATCCGTATCCCAAAATCTCGTAGTAGAGGCCTTTAAATCCGGGAAAACGTAAACTATGATATCTACAAAGTTCATCTCCCGCAGACGTACACCGCACTGACTGGCGGTTTGATTTGACTCAGACGGGCTCTCGATCGGACCGGTCACCTTTGTACCCCCACTCGTGGAGCGCGTCAACAGACTTCTGAGCAGTTTTTGTCCCACGGCTGCTTACCTTTCTCAAAGAAGCCCACACACGCGTTCGATAAACCATCAGAGATTTTTCGGACCCCCCGTAAGACAAATCGCGACTGTTTCTTCCAGAACACGTCGAGCAGCCTGTTATTGAGATCCCGAAGTCTCCGGGGGTAAATCGCAGTACGTAATCGTGTTCAGTAATAATATTCATTGTCTACATCCACTATTTGTGTTCATTACGAATGTTCAGTGGTTGTGTTCATTGATTGTGTTCACTACATACATTCATTGTGTGTATCCACCCATTGTATTCATCACTACAATCAACTACAACCCATAGTGTCAACAATTAATGAATGTGTCTGACGAACTTTCAAGATGAATGGCTGTAATGAACGAATCATGTTAGCGTACTCAACGTACAGTGAGGCAGGTGGGGTCGGGAAGACAACGACAGCTGCTAATCTAGCAGTCGCTCATGCTCGCGCCGGGCTGAAACCGCTCGTGGTGCCACTTGATCCACAGGACGGTAATTTGTCTCGCCTCTTCGGCGTCGATGAACAAAGAACCGAATCGGTCGATAATCTGGTCCGACATATGATTCGTCGACCAAACGGAGATTTCGACGATATGATCAGGACCGTCGAGGGTGTAGATATCGTCCCGGAACACAACATGTTGTCCGATCTCGCGGAATATCTACAGCGCGAGAAGGATCAAGCCGAAGCGATGGGAGAAGCGTTTGGAATGCACGCACAGTTGCTCCGCGTGCTTCGCGAGGCTAATGTCCCCGATAAATATGATGTCCTTATCTGTGACCCACCCGCCACCGAAGGTCCGCATCTCTACAACGCGATCCACGCAACGCGATCGTTGGTCATCCCCATTGAGCCCAGCGCAAAAGGACGAGCTGCTGTACAAGGACTTGAGTCACTCGTAACTGGGCTCGAAAATCAACTTGACGTCGAGGTAGGCGTGCTTGCTGCGGTTCCAATGGGATTCAAAAATACACGAGACCAGCGAACGATTCTCGATGAGATAAACTATTCAATTCCGGAAGTCATCGGGGAACGCGCTTCCCTGATGGAAGGATGCTGGATGCAACAGTGCTCGGCTTTTAGATACGTCCAGGACTTCCGCGACCGTGAGCGTGATTATGAACTGGAAACGCTCGCTCAATTTGATAAAATTGCACGCCACCTCGAGAAAGAAGTCGGACTCGAAGCGCCATCGCCACCGGAGCCCGGTGATCTCGATCACGAGGTGGTGACGGTATGACGGGGATGAAAGAGGGGGCTGGCGAGAATCCCTTCGCCGAAGATGATGAACCAACTGAGAAGAAATCAAGAAACCAACGAGAGTCACCCGAGACTCAATCTACACCTGAATCACGCTCAGAGACATCGGAAAGACAACGCAGTCAGCAGCAAGTACAGATACCGTACAAATTCCGTCGTGATGGCGTCCAAGATGGTCGCGACCGAGTACCGCTGTTTCTGCAAGAGGATACTAGGAGGGCAGAACGAGAGGCTTTGCGAGAACTCGAAGAGCGGTTCGATAACGGCGTTTCTACTACGGACTTACGAGAGGCTTTGATGAAAGTTGGACTTCAGCACCTGGGAGAAGTCGAAGCGGAACTTGAGGAATGGGGATATGGGATGAAATTCGATTGACTCATAGACGAATCTATCGGACATAATCTCTTCAGGCTAATTCGTGCTGTACATTTTTCACGGATTCGTCTGACCCCTTTCAGATAGACCGTGCCATTACACTATGTCCGGTGAGATTTCCCGCTATGTCACCGTTTCTGGAAGAACTTGAGATTCATCGTGTTTGCTCAGCAGAGTAGAGCTTTGTGGCTGTGCTCTCACCTCCAAACTGGATCTGTGGATCACCATTGAACTCGTCGACTTCGATGTTCTCAAACCGGTACCAACTCCCTTCCTCGACTGTTGGTGGCGACTCGTTGTCCCACGAAACGAACCGAATCGTTCCAGATTTATCTTCGAGGATTCCCGCTTGATGCTGTGTCTCGTGTAGATCATCCCAGAGAAGCCGTACCTTCGCGGTGATCGACTCCCCGTCGCCACCGGAATCAAGACTAGCGACGGATTGAGTGACTGTTAGATACGGGCGAATCTCATCGATGAATGGTGACCACTGCCCCTTGCGGGTCAGCACATGCACTTTCGATTTCGCGCGGGTCAACGCTACGTAGAACAGTCGCCGTTCCTCCTCGATCGTCGCCGTCTCGAGGTCTTGGACAGGCGCAACCAGCGAGTTCTCCCGGTGCTCCGCCGGAAGGCCGTACATCCCCGAAACGACGTTCACCACGATTACCTGCTCGGCTTCTCGACCCTTTGCCTGGTGAACTGAGTACACGGCAACCCCAGCATCAGGGTCAAAACCAGGATCGTATTCATCAGGCATGCCCTCGGGTCGGTAGTGATCGTCTTTCCCGTCGTAGGGGATGTTTCGTCGCTCGAATTCCGCTTTCACGCGGTCGATGAACGGGGCCCCGGAATCGTATCGACAGAGAACCATCGCTTCGCCTGGTTCGGTGTTGGCGGACTCTTCGATGCGCTGTTCGACGAGCTCGGCGGCGTACTCCCCGACTCTGCGTTCGTAGGCGTTCTGGGTGTACCCGTCGAGGACATGGAGCGTCGGCTTGCAGTCGTGTTCCGTCGCCGCTCGAACGGTCTTCGAAATCTGGTGATCGTTGCTGGCGATCAAGTCGTTACCTGCCTCAAGGACTGTCTCCGGGTTTCGATAGTTTTCCGTAAGATGAGTTTCCGCTGCCGGTCCGAAATACTCCTCAAACGAAATGAACTGGTCGACATCCGCCCCCTGGAACGAGTAAATGCTCTGCCAGTCATCGCCAACACAAAA
The Halalkaliarchaeum sp. AArc-CO DNA segment above includes these coding regions:
- a CDS encoding ParA family protein, which translates into the protein MLAYSTYSEAGGVGKTTTAANLAVAHARAGLKPLVVPLDPQDGNLSRLFGVDEQRTESVDNLVRHMIRRPNGDFDDMIRTVEGVDIVPEHNMLSDLAEYLQREKDQAEAMGEAFGMHAQLLRVLREANVPDKYDVLICDPPATEGPHLYNAIHATRSLVIPIEPSAKGRAAVQGLESLVTGLENQLDVEVGVLAAVPMGFKNTRDQRTILDEINYSIPEVIGERASLMEGCWMQQCSAFRYVQDFRDRERDYELETLAQFDKIARHLEKEVGLEAPSPPEPGDLDHEVVTV
- a CDS encoding type II toxin-antitoxin system PemK/MazF family toxin — encoded protein: MTDRGAVVWAPDPFKTDGGNPRPWLVVSGERMPYPDEESIAVAFTTQSHHPGSFAVPSEAWIRGEPGQQSFVLPWTLATLKDDLHVVGRQGSVTDEFTEQVTSAVITYLDNSEVADSA
- a CDS encoding site-specific integrase, whose protein sequence is MIDDSTTQERTKWSLKYSFERYLQDKGKGRGGDGGNYRRNAARELERFAEWAAGDRGDDWTGIVPDDVDREPTFEDLEERVFRAYARHLAGDRGLKQNTVQTYYRYISAWCGWCVNEGYLEAHYAQRASAMAPLPEDDGRKPGDQQAWTTEQRHALTRYVDERAREAVEAYTTLPADADSLDKQRARYAALKATRDRALVFVLAYTAVRVGELLRDPNDPRRRGVRWEDLSLGDGSMDVYRKKQQWDAASLPDPVISPLRSYWKLMDPPTERWPVFPTFDQRTLAELVGEELAEQGERLETITECREEYARDLLLALDEDIRPPSITTDGARSILQRLSEAAEIDIDHPKHDYLAPHGGRRGMGEVLVRAFGYTVAARYLDNSEEMVRERYSHIEAGELGDVATEALDEIDSIPH
- a CDS encoding MarR family transcriptional regulator, which encodes MPISKDEFRSIDEDGPSLPDLAPDTTQGTVYRFLLEHADQAFRQREIVDAVDVPEGSVGPTLKRLEEHGLVEHRDRFWTIADAEHAVASAGLHGAATADDIDGGFSDDDVEAWMETAVNPIESATDPKES